Proteins from a genomic interval of Panthera tigris isolate Pti1 chromosome A2, P.tigris_Pti1_mat1.1, whole genome shotgun sequence:
- the LOC102969597 gene encoding probable inactive serine protease 58, whose protein sequence is MKFILFWALLNLTVALAFDPDYQTDITPPYLVYLKSDYLPCAGVLVHPLWVITAAHCNLPKLQVILGITNPSNYDEKDIQVVGYEKMIHHPHFSVTSIEYDLMLIKLRENIELNDYVKLVSLPEEPAPEEAMCMVSTWAYNLCDASKDPDSLQNVNISIISRRECHNAYKTYKIQEGMLCLGIVPGRRLSCKEVTAAPAVCNGVLQGILAFADGCVLRADVGIYTKIFNYMSWIRNTIKNN, encoded by the exons TTGCCCTGGCTTTTGATCCAGATTACCAAACTGACATCACTCCTCCATACCTGGTCTACTTGAAATCTGATTACTTGCCCTGTGCTGGAGTTCTGGTTCACCCCTTATGGGTGATCACAGCTGCACACTGCAACTTACC AAAGCTTCAGGTTATATTGGGGATTACAAATCCATCAAACTATGATGAGAAAGATATACAAGTAGTTGGCTATGAGAAGATGATTCATCATCCACACTTCTCAGTCACTTCTATTGAATACGACCTGATGTTAATCAAGCTGAGAGAAAACATTGAACTCAATGACTATGTGAAACTGGTCAGCCTGCCTGAGGAACCTGCCCCTGAAGAAGCCATGTGCATGGTCTCCACGTGGGCCTACAACCTATGTGATGCCT CCAAGGATCCTGACTCACTGCAGAATGTGAACATCTCCATAATCTCCAGGCGTGAGTGCCACAATGCCTATAAAACCTACAAGATCCAGGAAGGTATGCTGTGTTTAGGCATTGTGCCAGGAAGGAGGCTGTCCTGCAAG gaAGTCACAGCTGCCCCAGCAGTCTGCAATGGGGTCCTTCAAGGAATATTGGCTTTTGCAGATGGATGTGTTTTGAGAGCTGATGTTGGCATCTATACCAAAATCTTTAACTACATGTCCTGGATTAGAAACACAATCAAAAACAACTGA